The Pan paniscus chromosome 3, NHGRI_mPanPan1-v2.0_pri, whole genome shotgun sequence genome includes a window with the following:
- the GRSF1 gene encoding G-rich sequence factor 1 isoform X2, with amino-acid sequence MAGTRWVLGALLRGCGCNCSSCRRTGAACLPFYSAAGSIPSGVSGRRRLLLLLGAAAAAASQTRGLQTGPVPPGRLAGPPPVATSAAAAAAASYPALRASLLPQSLAAAAAAVPTRSYSQESKTTYLEDLPPPPECELAPSKLEEEVDDVFLIRAQGLPWSCTMEDVLNFFSDCRIRNGENGIHFLLNRDGKRRGDALIEMESEQDVQKALEKHRMYMGQRYVEVYEINNEDVDALMKSLQVKSSPVVNDGVVRLRGLPYSCNEKDIVDFFAGLNIVDITFVMDYRGRRKTGEAYVQFEEPEMANQALLKHREEIGNRYIEIFPSRRNEVRTHVGSYKGKKIASFPTAKYITEPEMVFEEHEVNEDIQPMTAFESEKEIELPKEVPEKLPEAADFGTTSSLHFVHMRGLPFQANAQDIINFFAPLKPVRITMEYSSSGKATGEADVHFETHEDAVAAMLKDRSHVHHRYIELFLNSCPKGK; translated from the exons ATGGCCGGCACGCGCTGGGTACTCGGGGCGCTGCTCCGGGGCTGCGGCTGTAACTGCAGCAGCTGCCGGCGCACCGGCGCCGCCTGCCTGCCCTTCTACTCTGCCGCTGGCTCTATCCCGTCGGGCGTCTCCGGCCGCCGccgcctgctgctgctgctcgggGCCGCCGCGGCCGCTGCCTCCCAGACGCGTGGCCTCCAGACCGGGCCTGTGCCTCCCGGGAGGCTGGCGGGGCCTCCCCCTGTGGCCACCTCTGCCGCGGCCGCGGCCGCCGCGTCCTACCCTGCCCTCCGTGCCTCTCTGCTGCCGCAGTcgctggcggcggcggcggccgcggtCCCGACGCGCAGCTACAGCCAG GAGTCCAAAACTACTTACCTGGAAGACCTTCCACCACCCCCTGAGTGTGAATTGGCCCCGTCCAAGTTAGAAGAGGAAGTGGATGATGTCTTTCTCATTCGAGCTCAAGGACTGCCCTGGTCATGCACTATGGAAGATGTGCTTAACTTTTTTTCag ACTGCAGAATCCGCAACGGTGAGAATGGAATACATTTTCTCCTAAACAGAGATGGGAAACGAAGGGGTGATGCCTTAATTGAAATGGAGTCAGAGCAGGATGTGCAGAAAGCCTTAGAGAAGCACCGCATGTACATGGGCCAGCGGTATGTGGAAG TATATGAGATAAACAATGAAGATGTGGATGCCTTAATGAAGAGCTTGCAAGTCAAATCTTCGCCTGTGGTAAATGATGGTGTGGTTCGTTTGAGAGGACTTCCTTATAGTTGCAATGAGAAAGACATTGTAGACTTCTTTGCAG GACTGAATATAGTTGACATTACTTTTGTGATGGACTATAGAGGGAGGCGAAAAACAGGGGAAGCCTATGTGCAATTTGAAGAACCAGAAATGGCCAACCAAGCCCTGTTGAAACACAGGGAAGAAATTGGTAATCG ATACATCGAGATATTTCCAAGCAGAAGGAATGAAGTTCGAACACATGTCGGTTCTTATAAGGGAAAGAAAATCGCATCTTTTCCTACTGCTAAGTATATAACTGAGCCAGAAATGGTCTTTGAAGAACATGAAGTAAATGAGGATATTCAACCCATGACAGCTTTTGAAAGTGAGAAGGAAATAG AATTGCCTAAGGAGGTGCCAGAAAAGCTTCCAGAGGCTGCTGATTTTGGAACTACGTCTTCTCTGCATTTTGTCCACATGAGGGGATTACCTTTCCAAGCCAATGCCCAAGACATTATAAAC TTTTTTGCTCCACTCAAGCCTGTTAGAATCACCATGGAATACAGCTCCAGTGGGAAGGCCACTGGAGAAGCTGATGTGCACTTTGAGACCCATGAGGATGCTGTTGCAGCGATGCTCAAGGATCGGTCCCACGTTC ATCATAGGTATATTGAACTGTTCCTGAATTCATgtccaaaaggaaaataa
- the GRSF1 gene encoding G-rich sequence factor 1 isoform X1, whose product MAGTRWVLGALLRGCGCNCSSCRRTGAACLPFYSAAGSIPSGVSGRRRLLLLLGAAAAAASQTRGLQTGPVPPGRLAGPPPVATSAAAAAAASYPALRASLLPQSLAAAAAAVPTRSYSQVRGRREGPGARSLPGRVHAPPRPSVPPCAPRGHARGSATLAAHPPPSTLCSYWALEQGKLSQASGFLLVLFSPRVSGRLGSESKTTYLEDLPPPPECELAPSKLEEEVDDVFLIRAQGLPWSCTMEDVLNFFSDCRIRNGENGIHFLLNRDGKRRGDALIEMESEQDVQKALEKHRMYMGQRYVEVYEINNEDVDALMKSLQVKSSPVVNDGVVRLRGLPYSCNEKDIVDFFAGLNIVDITFVMDYRGRRKTGEAYVQFEEPEMANQALLKHREEIGNRYIEIFPSRRNEVRTHVGSYKGKKIASFPTAKYITEPEMVFEEHEVNEDIQPMTAFESEKEIELPKEVPEKLPEAADFGTTSSLHFVHMRGLPFQANAQDIINFFAPLKPVRITMEYSSSGKATGEADVHFETHEDAVAAMLKDRSHVHHRYIELFLNSCPKGK is encoded by the exons ATGGCCGGCACGCGCTGGGTACTCGGGGCGCTGCTCCGGGGCTGCGGCTGTAACTGCAGCAGCTGCCGGCGCACCGGCGCCGCCTGCCTGCCCTTCTACTCTGCCGCTGGCTCTATCCCGTCGGGCGTCTCCGGCCGCCGccgcctgctgctgctgctcgggGCCGCCGCGGCCGCTGCCTCCCAGACGCGTGGCCTCCAGACCGGGCCTGTGCCTCCCGGGAGGCTGGCGGGGCCTCCCCCTGTGGCCACCTCTGCCGCGGCCGCGGCCGCCGCGTCCTACCCTGCCCTCCGTGCCTCTCTGCTGCCGCAGTcgctggcggcggcggcggccgcggtCCCGACGCGCAGCTACAGCCAGGTACGTGGGCGCCGCGAGGGACCTGGCGCGAGATCCCTCCCAGGCCGCGTGCACGCGCCCCCGCGCCCCTCCGTCCCTCCGTGTGCGCCTCGCGGGCACGCCCGGGGATCCGCGACACTCGCCGCACACCCGCCCCCGTCCACCCTGTGCTCCTATTGGGCCCTGGAACAAGGGAAGCTCTCCCAGGCGTCGGgttttctgcttgttttgttCTCGCCTCGAGTCTCTGGTCGGTTGGGCAGT GAGTCCAAAACTACTTACCTGGAAGACCTTCCACCACCCCCTGAGTGTGAATTGGCCCCGTCCAAGTTAGAAGAGGAAGTGGATGATGTCTTTCTCATTCGAGCTCAAGGACTGCCCTGGTCATGCACTATGGAAGATGTGCTTAACTTTTTTTCag ACTGCAGAATCCGCAACGGTGAGAATGGAATACATTTTCTCCTAAACAGAGATGGGAAACGAAGGGGTGATGCCTTAATTGAAATGGAGTCAGAGCAGGATGTGCAGAAAGCCTTAGAGAAGCACCGCATGTACATGGGCCAGCGGTATGTGGAAG TATATGAGATAAACAATGAAGATGTGGATGCCTTAATGAAGAGCTTGCAAGTCAAATCTTCGCCTGTGGTAAATGATGGTGTGGTTCGTTTGAGAGGACTTCCTTATAGTTGCAATGAGAAAGACATTGTAGACTTCTTTGCAG GACTGAATATAGTTGACATTACTTTTGTGATGGACTATAGAGGGAGGCGAAAAACAGGGGAAGCCTATGTGCAATTTGAAGAACCAGAAATGGCCAACCAAGCCCTGTTGAAACACAGGGAAGAAATTGGTAATCG ATACATCGAGATATTTCCAAGCAGAAGGAATGAAGTTCGAACACATGTCGGTTCTTATAAGGGAAAGAAAATCGCATCTTTTCCTACTGCTAAGTATATAACTGAGCCAGAAATGGTCTTTGAAGAACATGAAGTAAATGAGGATATTCAACCCATGACAGCTTTTGAAAGTGAGAAGGAAATAG AATTGCCTAAGGAGGTGCCAGAAAAGCTTCCAGAGGCTGCTGATTTTGGAACTACGTCTTCTCTGCATTTTGTCCACATGAGGGGATTACCTTTCCAAGCCAATGCCCAAGACATTATAAAC TTTTTTGCTCCACTCAAGCCTGTTAGAATCACCATGGAATACAGCTCCAGTGGGAAGGCCACTGGAGAAGCTGATGTGCACTTTGAGACCCATGAGGATGCTGTTGCAGCGATGCTCAAGGATCGGTCCCACGTTC ATCATAGGTATATTGAACTGTTCCTGAATTCATgtccaaaaggaaaataa
- the GRSF1 gene encoding G-rich sequence factor 1 isoform X3: MESKTTYLEDLPPPPECELAPSKLEEEVDDVFLIRAQGLPWSCTMEDVLNFFSDCRIRNGENGIHFLLNRDGKRRGDALIEMESEQDVQKALEKHRMYMGQRYVEVYEINNEDVDALMKSLQVKSSPVVNDGVVRLRGLPYSCNEKDIVDFFAGLNIVDITFVMDYRGRRKTGEAYVQFEEPEMANQALLKHREEIGNRYIEIFPSRRNEVRTHVGSYKGKKIASFPTAKYITEPEMVFEEHEVNEDIQPMTAFESEKEIELPKEVPEKLPEAADFGTTSSLHFVHMRGLPFQANAQDIINFFAPLKPVRITMEYSSSGKATGEADVHFETHEDAVAAMLKDRSHVHHRYIELFLNSCPKGK; this comes from the exons ATG GAGTCCAAAACTACTTACCTGGAAGACCTTCCACCACCCCCTGAGTGTGAATTGGCCCCGTCCAAGTTAGAAGAGGAAGTGGATGATGTCTTTCTCATTCGAGCTCAAGGACTGCCCTGGTCATGCACTATGGAAGATGTGCTTAACTTTTTTTCag ACTGCAGAATCCGCAACGGTGAGAATGGAATACATTTTCTCCTAAACAGAGATGGGAAACGAAGGGGTGATGCCTTAATTGAAATGGAGTCAGAGCAGGATGTGCAGAAAGCCTTAGAGAAGCACCGCATGTACATGGGCCAGCGGTATGTGGAAG TATATGAGATAAACAATGAAGATGTGGATGCCTTAATGAAGAGCTTGCAAGTCAAATCTTCGCCTGTGGTAAATGATGGTGTGGTTCGTTTGAGAGGACTTCCTTATAGTTGCAATGAGAAAGACATTGTAGACTTCTTTGCAG GACTGAATATAGTTGACATTACTTTTGTGATGGACTATAGAGGGAGGCGAAAAACAGGGGAAGCCTATGTGCAATTTGAAGAACCAGAAATGGCCAACCAAGCCCTGTTGAAACACAGGGAAGAAATTGGTAATCG ATACATCGAGATATTTCCAAGCAGAAGGAATGAAGTTCGAACACATGTCGGTTCTTATAAGGGAAAGAAAATCGCATCTTTTCCTACTGCTAAGTATATAACTGAGCCAGAAATGGTCTTTGAAGAACATGAAGTAAATGAGGATATTCAACCCATGACAGCTTTTGAAAGTGAGAAGGAAATAG AATTGCCTAAGGAGGTGCCAGAAAAGCTTCCAGAGGCTGCTGATTTTGGAACTACGTCTTCTCTGCATTTTGTCCACATGAGGGGATTACCTTTCCAAGCCAATGCCCAAGACATTATAAAC TTTTTTGCTCCACTCAAGCCTGTTAGAATCACCATGGAATACAGCTCCAGTGGGAAGGCCACTGGAGAAGCTGATGTGCACTTTGAGACCCATGAGGATGCTGTTGCAGCGATGCTCAAGGATCGGTCCCACGTTC ATCATAGGTATATTGAACTGTTCCTGAATTCATgtccaaaaggaaaataa
- the GRSF1 gene encoding G-rich sequence factor 1 isoform X4 — MEDVLNFFSDCRIRNGENGIHFLLNRDGKRRGDALIEMESEQDVQKALEKHRMYMGQRYVEVYEINNEDVDALMKSLQVKSSPVVNDGVVRLRGLPYSCNEKDIVDFFAGLNIVDITFVMDYRGRRKTGEAYVQFEEPEMANQALLKHREEIGNRYIEIFPSRRNEVRTHVGSYKGKKIASFPTAKYITEPEMVFEEHEVNEDIQPMTAFESEKEIELPKEVPEKLPEAADFGTTSSLHFVHMRGLPFQANAQDIINFFAPLKPVRITMEYSSSGKATGEADVHFETHEDAVAAMLKDRSHVHHRYIELFLNSCPKGK; from the exons ATGGAAGATGTGCTTAACTTTTTTTCag ACTGCAGAATCCGCAACGGTGAGAATGGAATACATTTTCTCCTAAACAGAGATGGGAAACGAAGGGGTGATGCCTTAATTGAAATGGAGTCAGAGCAGGATGTGCAGAAAGCCTTAGAGAAGCACCGCATGTACATGGGCCAGCGGTATGTGGAAG TATATGAGATAAACAATGAAGATGTGGATGCCTTAATGAAGAGCTTGCAAGTCAAATCTTCGCCTGTGGTAAATGATGGTGTGGTTCGTTTGAGAGGACTTCCTTATAGTTGCAATGAGAAAGACATTGTAGACTTCTTTGCAG GACTGAATATAGTTGACATTACTTTTGTGATGGACTATAGAGGGAGGCGAAAAACAGGGGAAGCCTATGTGCAATTTGAAGAACCAGAAATGGCCAACCAAGCCCTGTTGAAACACAGGGAAGAAATTGGTAATCG ATACATCGAGATATTTCCAAGCAGAAGGAATGAAGTTCGAACACATGTCGGTTCTTATAAGGGAAAGAAAATCGCATCTTTTCCTACTGCTAAGTATATAACTGAGCCAGAAATGGTCTTTGAAGAACATGAAGTAAATGAGGATATTCAACCCATGACAGCTTTTGAAAGTGAGAAGGAAATAG AATTGCCTAAGGAGGTGCCAGAAAAGCTTCCAGAGGCTGCTGATTTTGGAACTACGTCTTCTCTGCATTTTGTCCACATGAGGGGATTACCTTTCCAAGCCAATGCCCAAGACATTATAAAC TTTTTTGCTCCACTCAAGCCTGTTAGAATCACCATGGAATACAGCTCCAGTGGGAAGGCCACTGGAGAAGCTGATGTGCACTTTGAGACCCATGAGGATGCTGTTGCAGCGATGCTCAAGGATCGGTCCCACGTTC ATCATAGGTATATTGAACTGTTCCTGAATTCATgtccaaaaggaaaataa